The Portunus trituberculatus isolate SZX2019 chromosome 33, ASM1759143v1, whole genome shotgun sequence DNA segment aggagtgaaggaggaagaagtgttaGGCTAAGGAGGCGCAGGGTGGCTAAGGAATATAAGGAGGGAAGTAGAAGAGGATTAGATCTGTGAGGGAAACCGTgtatgtgcgagagagagagagagagagagagagagagagagagagagagagagagagagagagagagagaagcaataatattaatagttataatagtaatggtaattatagtaatagtgataatagtgatagtaatgataataataataatgataataataataatagtaggtaataataataatgataataataataatgataataatgaaaattgtaATTAcagtaataatatcaatattcttctacttcttcttcttcttcttcttcttcttcttcttcttcttcttcttcttcttcttattattattattattattattattattattattattattattattattattgttgttgctattattactgttaatattatttaataatGACAGCGCCTCTGAGGCAATACGTTCATAAGGCGATTAATAAcagcagaataaaaagaaaatactgctgacaaaacacacacacacacacacacacacacacacacacacacacacacacgagcgtgcGCGAATTCCGATTAAAACCCTTTGtggaatttgcttattttccttGCGTTTCTCAATAGATAaattcttactttatttcttctttctctctctttctccttcttataTTAGCCGATGCAGTTCCCGAGGACGTCGCCAGAGGGTGTCCCGTCTTGGTCCAATAAACGGGCAAGGGAGAAATTCCATATTAGCGCAAACACGAGATGCGCGATATGTAGATGCAATGCCGatatgagatgtgtgtgtgagagagagagagagagagagagagagagagagagagagagagagagagagagagagagagagagagagagagagagagagagagagagagagagagacttatgctgagaaaaatgcaagaaaggaagaaagagaaatgtagaaggaaagaaattattattatgaaagggaaggagataaagtgaagggtaatcgagagagagagagagagagagagagagagagagagagagagagagagagagagagagagagagagagaggagggggggagaagggtgagggagagcgaGCAGGCAACCACATTAAGAATTCAACGTTCCACTACAAAAAGTAACTCTTCTTAAAAACTTATGTaccgtctccaccaccaccaccaccaccacaaccaccaccatccccaccaccactgccgccgccgccgcctccaccgccaacgccaccaccgccgccgccgccgccgccgccacaaatTAGATATCTTTTGAAGTCAAAATTGGAATCTCAGAATCAACTATATTAAGTTGAGGGAAGCCGAATTTGCATATCGGAGTAATATCAGACCTGgagctgtcacacacacacacacacacacacacacacacacacacacacacacacacacacacacacacacacacacacttcctctgcATACGTACACATATATAATCTGAAATCTGTCACAACCTTTCTCTCGCAATAGGGAGTTTGttgatattgtagtagtagtagtagtagtagtagtagtagtagtagtagtagtagtagtagtagtagtaatagtagtagtaatgatggtggtggtggtggtggtggtactagtagaAATTTAgtactttgtttacattagtagctaaagaaataagaagaatgaaagaggagaaggaaaggataaaagatgaacagaagaagaagaaaagaagaagaacaagaacaagaagaagaagaagaagaagaacaagaacaagaacaagaagaagaaacagaacaagaaacaaaaacagaacaagaaaaaaaatggcagaagaagaagaataacagacaaaaacgggaagaagaaaaggaaatgaagaaataaaaccagaaaagaaagatagagaagcaTCAGAGGACATTGAAATCAACCCATAGAcctgaaagtaatgaaaataaacaaataaataaaaaagaaacaagaagaaacaaaactTAAGCAGTGAAACcaaaatgggaaagagaaaaatcccACATGTGACAAAGAAACACTTAGATAATTGTcatgaaacaaacacacgacTCTATGCCAGTTATGGGCGCTTACTTCACGCcataaccccctctctctctctctctctctctctctctctctctctctcttggatttgTACCATTTGTTTGGATAATGTTAatgcagaggagagagagagagagagagagagagagagagagagagagagagagagagagagattataaattatgaaaataaaagagaaacgggTGATTTTAATTAAGTATGAGGTAGAATAGGcttaaacaaagagagagagagagagagagagagagagagagagagagagagagagagagagagagagaacgggatgggatgaagaaacacaaaacacaaacattctctctctctctctctctctctctctctctctctcagggagtTGGCTGTCCTAACAAGAtgatcatattttccttccctttatttccgTCTTAAAGAACAGACTGGGTGACTTTCCTAAACTTTGCGAATTAACTCAATTGTAACGatgcccactctctctctctctctctctctctctctctctctctctctctctctctctctcgattttcttatttcctcctttcttaaacattttttatttattacacttgttattttgtgtccgtctgtatgtgtgtctgtatttttccctttttgtttgtgtatatatgtgtatctgtttgtatgtatgtatgtttatgtttatgtgtctctctctctctctctctctctctctctctctctctctctctctctctctctctcttaatgattgcttctgtattttctagTCTTTTTACTTTCTGTCTTGGTATTTAATGGTGTTTTGCTTGGCCTGGTATAGAAGGATGTGTCTGgactggtggtgatgtgtttaatggtggtggtggtggtggtggtggtggcggtggtggtggaggtggtggtggtggtgttctagttttttttcttcttttctcttttttcctcatatcaTCATTCACAttgtaatcatcatcatcatcttcttttcttcttcttcttcttcatcttcttcttcttcttcttcttcttcttcttcttcttcttttttttttttttttgttgttgttgttcttttcttcttcttcttcttcttcttcttcttgttcttgttcttgaccttcttcttcttcttcttcttcttcttcttattattattattattattatttatttatttattattattattattattattattattattattattattattattattattattattattatttttattcatcgtgttcttcttattctttatcttcttgttcctgttcttcttattcttttatcttcttttcttcttgttcttcttcttcttcttcttcttcttcttcttcttcttcttcttcttcttcttcttcttcttcttcttcttcttcttcttctttactttttttcttttaatgttagCCTTTCCCATTATATACAAGAACAGTGAACAATTTGACGTGGTTCAGTTGCTCCTTTGaagtctcttttattttcctgcttttatGTGTGCACTTATGTTCTTAAACTAATCCTCTTAAGTTTGTTTTCGTAAATAATAGTACTTTGCTTAAATTCAtcgtcatttttattttgtatcgtataaaaaaaaaatctgtgtacTCTGGGTGTTCTAATTCAATGTGATCTAATAATTTTGCCTctaaaccatttttttcttcacacttCACTCATCAAACGTTTACTGTAACTGTTCTAACGGGAAGCGAGTGAGTAGTGTGTACAGGCGGtcaccctcatcctcctccgccCCTCCTCCGACCTCAGTCAGCTGATTTACGTAGCCCCGCCTCCTTGGCCTGTGTCTCCTCTCCTTGTCTGCTctccttcttgtttcctctttctcatcttattctttctccttctgtctcaCTCCcaactttcatcttctttcctcatctttgcccttcattcgttctttctctttcttgtctgttttttttttttccacttcatcGTTTTCGttattctcctcattcttcctttcctcctcccttcatcattcttgttcttccacGTTGTCTATGTAacgtgcttgagagagagagagagagagagagagagagagagagagagagagagagagagagaacggcgtGGAAATAAAGAGCATgtgagcttaaaaaaaaaaaaagagataaattgaCGTTCTTAAGGTACACCGCATAATGTTATAatgatagatgaaaaaatagataaccaATCATCCACGTTTTGGAAAATAAGTCAACCTTAATTGGTTAATGGCACAGCGATGGAGATTTCATTGGTCTCGCGACTGGCAAGAGCTGCGGTCTGGAGTATCAAAACCTCTCCCCAGTGGTATCCCGTCAGACGGGGACCATGTCTAGAACTAAACGGATGTCTTTCCTGTGCTGCACAGCAGTTGCAGCCTCGCCTGAGCCCGGGGTGCGCCGCGCCCTGCTCAGCACAGAGCGCCGCTGGTGCCTAGCGATGATGAGCCAGGTGGCTGTGTTGACCAGAGTATATACTCTGGTGTTGACGTTCCATTTTGACGGGTGGCGGAAGGCGGCATCAGAGGAGTGGCGGAATGTCACGGGGCACCAGAGGCTGGACCTCAATGGGTTAGCGAGGTGCCCCCTGAGGAACCCCTCAAGGTACAGGCCTGGACGAGCCGAGGCGTGAGGAAGACCACGCAGGGCACGCTGGCAGACCTGCTGGCCGCCCTGCACGCCGGGCCTTCCCACCTCACGCTGCGGCTCCTCTCTAGCACCGAGGGCCTGCGCCTGACCTGGGGCGTGCCGGAGCCAGACGCGGCACACCCAAGCATCGAGCGGGGCGCCGCCCTGCCAACGTGCTCTGCGTGGTCTTCCTCACGCCTTGGCTTGTCCAGACCCGTACCTTGAGGGGCGCCTCGGGGGCAGCTTCGTCAGCCCCTTGAGGTCTAGCCTCTGGTGCCCTGTGACATTCTGCCACTCCCCTGATGCCGCCCGCCTCCACGCGTCAGACTGGCCATGAATCTAATTATGACAGCAGGcttcccattcttttctttcttttccacagatgatgcagaatccttgttatgCTGTCATTTTATTCATTAAAGCGTTTTTTTAGTTACTGACTTCCACCAGAGTTGCTGTAACAAGTTAAATAAGATACTGAAGCTTTTGAGACCATCATTCCTTCAGAATATTCACGTTCCTATAATTTCTTAGTAACCTGCGCAGTTAGATGCTGCTATATGTAAAGAATAAATAGTAACATTCATAAACACCGtgatagaatagaataaagggccgaggaaaaggtaaaatgcaatgagaaaggaaacaatTAGAAGGGAAGGTCTCATACAAGATCAAGACTAAGACAAGTATACTCTGGAGAGGAGACGGCGCTAGTGATGTATTCTAGTGTTAACAGTAATATTTCCCTTCATATCTTGACCATCCCTTCTTCCTGGACCTTGTGGTGAGTACGGATGATGCCTCAATGTCcggcagtggtgtgtggtgagtgtgaatGCTGGTGAAGGTGTTATGactgaaaatagaagaaaaagagaaaatgttagaACTGCGAAGGTCTTGTTTTGAAAGTTAAAGTTTTCATAGTGATAGTTTAATGTTTCAGAAATTGTATTGTATGTTTTTTGTTCATTAGTTGTTGTTTAAGTGGTCCTTCATTGATGTGGTGTGGTTTACTGGCTTTATTATATGGTCAGGCtgtggtggtgcgtggtgtggtgtggtgtggtggtggtggtggtggtggtggtggtggtttgtgtgtaGTGGTAGAGGGGGAAGGGTGAGGATATGGCAGGCAGGTGAGTGGTATTGTATGTGGTATTGAGGTTTGTTTCAAGGCAAAGCGTGTTGTGAACTGATTAAAAGTGGTAATGGTTAATGGAGAACTTGGTGTTAATTGGATTAggcttcattcttttcttccttccttccttccttttctctcgtccgtctttccttccttccttgcttctttccattatttcctttcatccatctttccttccttcttcctttcttccttccttccttttctttcgtccgtcttttcttccttgcttccttctttttccttccttccttccttcctttctttctttctttctttcttctttcatttcttccgtttttccttccttccttcctttcttccttccttcctttcttctttccttcctccctttcctttttccttccttccttccttccttccttccttccttcctttccttcctttcctttcctttcctttcctttccttccttccttccttcccttccttccttccctcctccctccctccctccctccttccctcccttcctccctccctccctcccttcactcactcactcactcgttctttcatctatttcattctattttggttttattttactttttgttttgtttgaggcGATGAAATACGTAAGGCAGTTTGATTCATAGACATTTTTTATCAGTACTTCATCCTTCACCTTGGGAAAGCTTGACAACCTGATTAATTGATAGGATGTAAATAAGAAAGgtgataatatttttctttctctctcgggAACTCTTTTACtgctacacattttttttttttttccatgatcaGCAACTTGTTAGGCTGGGTGCACATGAgccacttttttattttattttatagtcAGTGgcggccacaaaaaaaaaaaaatggtcaaaatagaacacacacatctcacatctctacgctttctctctctctctctcttacacgttACAAAACACAGATACAAGAACTTTATTATCTCTCCTGTTTCCATGTGTAATAAAACTTAAATTGTTTATAAAGGACAGTTAAAGCAGTGAAAAattgaagatatgaaaaaaaatgtatcatttAACGGAAAACATCTAAAATAtttaagaaaacgaaataattccactatgaaataaaattataaaagaaaagatatagtaatttaataaacaacaataaacagCTGGACAAATTACACTCAACGTCCCTCGTATCATAAACCCACCACGAGTCAAAACAAGCGAGGAACAGCGAGAGTCAATCCACCATAGTCACCCTTATAAAACCAGCATCACGTACGTTTTCTCTGACGGAGCAGCGGCGGGAGGCGGGAAAAGGAAGCACGAGGAAGATCTTAAGCAGGAAAAGACTTAATAAAACCACAAATCCAGCCTATATTTGGAAGCAAtgtagagaggtggtggtggctgggacGTGGCGATACAGAGCCTGGAGAGCgagaagtgagaagaggagagaagagagacagagtgacttgaaaaatgaataaataaaataaacattgtattcaTAAGTGAGCAACGAGAGacagtgaaataaaatgaagtgaTAATCCATGAAAGTGACATGAAAATAAAGTGACACGGTGAGACAATGAGAAGGAATTGAAGTGTATAAAGGATTGAAGTCTATAACCAGTGTAAGAGAACAGTGACATGGCCGTGGGCGTTGTGGGCGGCCTGGTGGGCGTACTGGGGCGAAATCTTAGGAAACGGCAATCAATCACTGTCCTCTTACTCCTCgtcttctccttgtctctcaTACGTAACGCAAAACacgagataaagatagagaccagggaggagaaagaggaagagaaggaggacggggaggagtaCATCACGTCAGAGGAGGTGATGCACGCCCTTCGCCTCCTGGACAGCGCCGTGAGCACCGTGGAGGCTGAGTGCGGCAGGATGGTGACACTCGGGGGCAGCATCACGTGTTCCTGCGAGAAGAAGCTGTGCGGGGTTGACGGGGCGAAGATGGTGTGCCTTGACCCCGATGTGATGCCGCCGCCCCGTCACTGCCACGCCTTCAACTTCGGCATAGGCTACGAGTTCTCCTTCGACGAGGCTCTGGTGAACTATGGCTGCCGTGTCTTTGCCTTCGACCCCACCAACAACAACGTGACCAACAGAGTGTACCAGGTTAACACACTGGGCCTCGCCGCACCACCAAGGCCACCGTCACTCCGCAGGGCCTTCCACGCCTTGAACCTCGGCCTTGGACCAAAGGATCACACGCTACTCCTTAACCTGACGGAGGACGGGAGGCAGTACAGAGCAAACGTCGCTGCTTTCCTCACCTACAAGTCAGTCCTTCGCATCCTGGACACCCCGCGCGTGGACATCATTAAGATTGACATCGAAGGAGTAGAGTGGCAGATCCTACAAGAGATCCTGAGCGCTCCTAATGCTGCTGAAGTCCTACGAAATGTCCGCCAGATCCTAATGGAGGTGCATTTTGAT contains these protein-coding regions:
- the LOC123512226 gene encoding uncharacterized protein LOC123512226 translates to MAVGVVGGLVGVLGRNLRKRQSITVLLLLVFSLSLIRNAKHEIKIETREEKEEEKEDGEEYITSEEVMHALRLLDSAVSTVEAECGRMVTLGGSITCSCEKKLCGVDGAKMVCLDPDVMPPPRHCHAFNFGIGYEFSFDEALVNYGCRVFAFDPTNNNVTNRVYQVNTLGLAAPPRPPSLRRAFHALNLGLGPKDHTLLLNLTEDGRQYRANVAAFLTYKSVLRILDTPRVDIIKIDIEGVEWQILQEILSAPNAAEVLRNVRQILMEVHFDFLKPGANAEELLKAVWRALAVLRRLKELGFHLASFDLNNTGQKFVVFGTMRVALFREVTLIRRGVRLR